A window of Streptomyces sp. NBC_01689 genomic DNA:
GGTGACTATCGGCGTCCAGGCCGCGGAGACGACGGACTCCTTGGCGGCCTTGCGGCAGTAGGGGCTGCCCATGCGGGGGAAACGGCCGTAGGCGGCCATCTCGGTGAGCAGGCTGTGGACCATCCGCGTGCCGTCGGGGGCGGGCAGGGTGCGGGTGACCTCGACGTGCCGGTTGGCGGGTATGCCGAACGCAGTGCTCTGCAGGGCGGCGAGCTCGGACACTCCCGGGTAGCGGACGCCGTCGAAGACCACGGCCGGCCACTCCAGCACGCCGAGACTGGCGTGGTAGGAGATCACCCGGTCCGCGACCCCTGCGCGCTCGGCGGCGTCCATGAACACGCAGTTCATGACCGCGGAGTCCTTCCCGCCGGACAGCTGTGGGGCGAGCAGGTCGTAGGAGGCCAGATCGGGTTCGCAGGCGGGGCGGTGGGCGGTAGAGGAAGGCATGACGTCTCCAGAAGGTGATGGGGGTGAGAGAGGCAGGGCCTGAGCTGTGACCGGCGGCGCGTGGGGTCCGTCGCCGCGGAGGCCGATGTCAGAGAGAGGCGGGGACGGGGTCGGGCTGTTTCGGGAAGGGGTGCACGGCGGGGAGGCCGAGGCGGATCTCGTCGCGTTCGCGGCGGGTGCGGCCGAGACGGAAAAGCCAGCGGTGGGTGCCGCGGTGGCGGACGTTGCGGGCGCCGACGGCGGCCAGGGCCTCGCGCAGCCACACAACCGGATCGGTGCCGGGCCGCGGTCGCGGCGCCCCGAGCGCGATGAGCTGCTCCCCCGCGTACCGGTAGCCCTGCTCCTGGCGGCGGATCTTCTGTGCGGCCCGCTCGTGGAAGACGGTGCCGTCGGGAAGGAGTTTCACGGTGCGGGGGGTGGCCCGGCCGGCGTACACGGCGTTCGTCGCGGCATAGATGGTCCCGACGTGCCCGGGCATCACCAGAGTTCCGGAAGCGGTGCGCCGTGGTACCGGGTCGGCGAAGGAGACGACCCCTCGCACTCCGCGGGCGTGCAGTTCGGC
This region includes:
- a CDS encoding Mom family adenine methylcarbamoylation protein, which codes for MQINPVSTVQFGLYDVSGRVHQLTGVAVFGVPVNTAVLTRPFPDLRPFTESVECQRFVLLDECPGNSESWFLARCHAELHARGVRGVVSFADPVPRRTASGTLVMPGHVGTIYAATNAVYAGRATPRTVKLLPDGTVFHERAAQKIRRQEQGYRYAGEQLIALGAPRPRPGTDPVVWLREALAAVGARNVRHRGTHRWLFRLGRTRRERDEIRLGLPAVHPFPKQPDPVPASL